A region of Spodoptera frugiperda isolate SF20-4 chromosome 26, AGI-APGP_CSIRO_Sfru_2.0, whole genome shotgun sequence DNA encodes the following proteins:
- the LOC126912510 gene encoding ubiquitin carboxyl-terminal hydrolase 7-like isoform X3: MRKVRIITKFKGSNPLALEEITKSSGRESPVARPANMNHTPAPDRQHQHDSNVNQVEEMETQDVETVDAVTDKTWDDELMKGPNGEVVMGEVMKNQETTSSDMPLACLDTEMEDDEARSETTFRFTVQNFRNLKDSVLSPACYVRNLPWKIMVMPRQAPSPDRQQQKSLGFFLQCNGESESSSWSCYAMAELRLISHKPDTEPFFRKIQHLFYSKENDWGFSHFMAWNDVLDPEKGYIKDDAITLEVHVTAEAPHGVSWDSKKHTGYVGLKNQGATCYMNSLLQTLYFTNQLRKAVYKMPTESDDSTRSVALALQRVFYELQFSDKPVGTKKLTKSFGWETLDSFMQHDVQEFLRVLLDKLESKMKGTCVEGTVPRLFEGKMTSYIKCKNVNVSSTRVETFYDIQLNIKGKKNIDESFKDYISTETLDGENKYDAGEHGLQEAEKGVIFASFPPVLHLHLMRFQYDPITDSSVKFNDRFEFYEHINLDAYLQEKPETPADYTLHAVLVHSGDNHGGHYVVFINPKGDGKWCKFDDDVVSRCTKQEAIEYNYGGHDEDMTLTVRHCTNAYMLVYIRDSQLKTVLQEVTQADIPTELSERLAEEKRIETIRRKERNEAHLYMNVNVVLEEAFDGHQGNDLYDPERAHYRVFRVRKQATVAELMEMLAENFKYPLKQLRPWPFSARSNQTCRPTCLDIVNDQHKTVSDVSENMNPWNIFLEMLPPDSGFSALPTFDKENDVVLFFKFYDPKQKRIHYCGHHYLPIASKPADLIPILNKRAGFPPDTPLVLYEEIKPDFVEKINNYSEPLEKVLDELMDGDIIVFERADHRHEDLELPTCQDYFKYIFYKVEVQFVDKTVPNDPGFTMELSMQMRYDQMARAVGQRLNVDPYLIQFFKCQNSYKDTPGLPLRYSYDGILKDLLVYCKPKCPKKLFYQILSIKVNELDNKKQFKCLWVGPNYKEDKELILYPNKGGKVSDILQEAAKVVEMSPDGSGTLRIVEVSCHKVLPGPDPDLTLDQVTISPPRLYRIEEVPRDEVNLADDEIIVPCAHFHKQVYATFGIPFYTRVKHNEPFQAVKDRLQKKLDIPDKEWEKYNFAIVTNGRPNYISEGATINIYDFRPSSNANLSLPDATARPWLGLEHINKTPKRSRVNYLEKAIKIYN, from the exons ATGAGAAAAGTTCGGATAATTACCAAGTTCAAAGGGAGCAATCCCCTAGCGTTAGAG GAAATAACCAAGAGTAGTGGGCGAGAGTCCCCCGTGGCGCGCCCGGCTAACATGAACCACACGCCTGCACCGGACAGGCAGCATCAGCACGACTCCAATGTTAATCAGGTGGAGGAGATGGAGACTCAAGATG TGGAAACTGTAGACGCTGTCACTGACAAGACCTGGGACGACGAACTTATGAAAGGTCCCAACGGCGAAGTAGTCATGGGCGAGGTTATGAAGAATCAGGAGACCACATCTTCAGACATGCCG CTGGCTTGTCTCGACACCGAGATGGAGGATGATGAGGCGCGGTCAGAAACGACATTCCGCTTCACGGTACAGAACTTCAGGAACTTGAAAGATTCCGTACTGTCGCCGGCGTGCTACGTCCGGAACTTACCGTGGAAGATAATGGTGATGCCGAGACAAGCGCCCTCACCCGACCGACAACAGCAGAAGTCGCTAGGATTCTTCCTTCAGTGTAATGGGGAGAGTGAGTCTTCGAGTTGGTCATGCTATGCTATGGCAGAGTTAAGACTAATCTCCCACAAGCCAGATACCGAACCCTTCTTTAGGAAGATTCAACACTTGTTTTATAg CAAAGAAAACGATTGGGGTTTCTCCCACTTCATGGCTTGGAACGACGTATTGGATCCCGAGAAGGGTTACATAAAGGACGACGCAATCACGTTGGAAGTGCACGTGACCGCCGAAGCACCTCACGGTGTCTCTTGGGACTCGAAGAAACATACCGGTTATGTCG GTCTCAAGAACCAAGGCGCGACGTGCTACATGAATTCGTTGTTAcaaactttatattttacaaatcaaCTACGTAAAGCTGTTTACAAGATGCCCACAGAATCTGACGATAGTACCAG GTCTGTGGCTCTGGCACTGCAAAGAGTTTTCTACGAGCTTCAGTTTTCCGATAAGCCAGTTGGCACGAAGAAGCTTACAAAGAGTTTTGGATGGGAGACACTTGACTCTTTTATGCAGCATGATGTGCAGGAGTTTCTTAGG GTATTGTTAGATAAATTGGAAAGTAAAATGAAGGGTACATGCGTGGAAGGAACAGTCCCTCGCCTGTTCGAGGGCAAAATGACGTCGTACATCAAGTGCAAGAACGTGAACGTCTCCAGCACGCGTGTCGAAACGTTTTACGATATTCAACTTAATATTAAAGGGAAAAAGAACA TCGATGAATCGTTCAAAGACTACATCAGCACAGAGACCCTGGATGGTGAGAATAAATACGACGCCGGAGAGCATGGTCTCCAGGAGGCGGAGAAGGGAGTGATCTTTGCGTCATTCCCTCCCGTGCTCCATTTACACCTCATGCGGTTCCAGTATGATCCCATCACCGATAGCTCAGTCAAGTTTAATGATAG GTTTGAGTTCTATGAACATATCAACTTAGATGCGTACCTACAAGAGAAACCCGAGACCCCAGCCGACTACACACTACACGCTGTACTGGTCCACTCAGGAGACAACCACGGTGGGCACTACGTAGTCTTCATCAACCCCAAGGGTGATGGCAAG TGGTGTAAGTTCGACGATGACGTGGTATCACGTTGTACCAAGCAGGAAGCCATAGAGTACAACTACGGTGGACACGACGAGGACATGACGTTGACTGTCCGTCACTGCACCAACGCATACATGTTGGTTTATATAAG GGACTCACAGTTGAAGACTGTTTTGCAAGAGGTGACTCAGGCAGATATTCCTACGGAGCTGAGCGAAAGGCTGGCTGAAGAAAAGAGAATTGAAACT ATTCGTCGCAAGGAGCGCAACGAAGCTCATTTGTACATGAATGTGAATGTAGTCCTAGAGGAGGCGTTTGACGGTCACCAGGGTAACGATTTATATGATCCGGAGCGTGCCCACTACCGCGTGTTCCGCGTTAGAAAGCAGGCCACTGTTGCTGAGCTTATGGAGATGTTAGCTGAGAACTTCAAGTATCCACTCAAGCAGCTCAGGCCGTGGCCTTTCAGTGCGCGTTCTAACCAG ACATGCAGACCGACTTGCCTAGACATAGTCAACGACCAACACAAGACTGTGTCAGACGTCTCCGAGAACATGAACCCGTGGAACATATTCTTGGAGATGTTACCTCCTGACTCCGGCTTCAGCGCGCTCCCGACCTTCGACAAGGAGAATGATGTGGTGTTGTTCTTCAAGTTCTACGACCCTAAACAGAAGCGCATACACTACTGCGGGCACCATTACTTGCCGATCGCCAGCAAGCCCGCGGATCTTATTCCTATACTTAATAAGCGTGCag GGTTCCCACCTGACACACCACTCGTTCTATACGAAGAGATCAAGCCAGACTTTGTTGAGAAAATCAACAACTACAGCGAACCTCTTGAAAAG GTATTGGACGAGCTGATGGACGGCGACATCATCGTTTTCGAGCGCGCTGACCATCGACACGAGGACCTGGAGCTGCCAACCTGTCAGGACTACTTCAAGTACATCTTCTACAAGGTCGAGGTGCAATTTGTGGATAAGACTGTCCCTAACGACCCTGG GTTTACTATGGAGTTGTCGATGCAGATGCGTTACGACCAGATGGCGAGAGCAGTCGGACAGAGACTCAACGTCGACCCCTACTTAATACAGTTCTTTAAGTGTCAAAA CAGCTACAAGGACACCCCGGGACTTCCACTCAGATACTCATACGACGGAATACTTAAGGATTTGTTAGTGTACTGTAAACCAAAGTGCCCTAAGAAGTTGTTCTACCAGATATTATCTATTAAAGTTAATGAATTGGATAACAAAAAACAGTTTAAATGTTTATGG GTTGGTCCAAATTATAAAGAAGATaaggaattaattttatatccaaATAAAGGTGGTAAGGTGTCAGATATTTTACAAGAGGCAGCTAAGGTCGTGGAAATGTCACCGGACGGTTCGGGAAC ATTAAGGATCGTGGAGGTGTCGTGTCACAAAGTATTACCGGGGCCCGATCCTGACCTGACTCTCGACCAAGTCACCATATCGCCGCCCAGACTATATAGAATAGAGGAAGTACCTAGAGACGAGGTCAACTTAGCG GACGACGAGATCATAGTGCCGTGTGCCCACTTCCACAAGCAGGTGTACGCGACATTTGGCATCCCCTTCTACACGCGCGTCAAACACAACGAGCCCTTCCAGGCCGTCAAGGACCGGCTGCAGAAAAAACTCGACATACCTGATAAGGAATGGGAAAAG TACAATTTCGCTATAGTGACAAACGGCAGACCTAACTACATAAGTGAAGGAGCgacaataaacatttatgacTTCAGGCCAAGTAGTAACGCGA atctGTCCCTTCCAGACGCGACGGCCCGGCCGTGGCTCGGGCTGGAGCATATCAACAAGACGCCGAAGCGATCCCGCGTCAACTACCTAGAGAAGGCGATCAAGATATACAACTGA
- the LOC126912510 gene encoding ubiquitin carboxyl-terminal hydrolase 7-like isoform X12, whose protein sequence is MKGPNGEVVMGEVMKNQETTSSDMPLACLDTEMEDDEARSETTFRFTVQNFRNLKDSVLSPACYVRNLPWKIMVMPRQAPSPDRQQQKSLGFFLQCNGESESSSWSCYAMAELRLISHKPDTEPFFRKIQHLFYSKENDWGFSHFMAWNDVLDPEKGYIKDDAITLEVHVTAEAPHGVSWDSKKHTGYVGLKNQGATCYMNSLLQTLYFTNQLRKAVYKMPTESDDSTRSVALALQRVFYELQFSDKPVGTKKLTKSFGWETLDSFMQHDVQEFLRVLLDKLESKMKGTCVEGTVPRLFEGKMTSYIKCKNVNVSSTRVETFYDIQLNIKGKKNIDESFKDYISTETLDGENKYDAGEHGLQEAEKGVIFASFPPVLHLHLMRFQYDPITDSSVKFNDRFEFYEHINLDAYLQEKPETPADYTLHAVLVHSGDNHGGHYVVFINPKGDGKWCKFDDDVVSRCTKQEAIEYNYGGHDEDMTLTVRHCTNAYMLVYIRDSQLKTVLQEVTQADIPTELSERLAEEKRIETIRRKERNEAHLYMNVNVVLEEAFDGHQGNDLYDPERAHYRVFRVRKQATVAELMEMLAENFKYPLKQLRPWPFSARSNQTCRPTCLDIVNDQHKTVSDVSENMNPWNIFLEMLPPDSGFSALPTFDKENDVVLFFKFYDPKQKRIHYCGHHYLPIASKPADLIPILNKRAGFPPDTPLVLYEEIKPDFVEKINNYSEPLEKVLLAQVLDELMDGDIIVFERADHRHEDLELPTCQDYFKYIFYKVEVQFVDKTVPNDPGFTMELSMQMRYDQMARAVGQRLNVDPYLIQFFKCQNSYKDTPGLPLRYSYDGILKDLLVYCKPKCPKKLFYQILSIKVNELDNKKQFKCLWVGPNYKEDKELILYPNKGGKVSDILQEAAKVVEMSPDGSGTLRIVEVSCHKVLPGPDPDLTLDQVTISPPRLYRIEEVPRDEVNLADDEIIVPCAHFHKQVYATFGIPFYTRVKHNEPFQAVKDRLQKKLDIPDKEWEKYNFAIVTNGRPNYISEGATINIYDFRPSSNANLSLPDATARPWLGLEHINKTPKRSRVNYLEKAIKIYN, encoded by the exons ATGAAAGGTCCCAACGGCGAAGTAGTCATGGGCGAGGTTATGAAGAATCAGGAGACCACATCTTCAGACATGCCG CTGGCTTGTCTCGACACCGAGATGGAGGATGATGAGGCGCGGTCAGAAACGACATTCCGCTTCACGGTACAGAACTTCAGGAACTTGAAAGATTCCGTACTGTCGCCGGCGTGCTACGTCCGGAACTTACCGTGGAAGATAATGGTGATGCCGAGACAAGCGCCCTCACCCGACCGACAACAGCAGAAGTCGCTAGGATTCTTCCTTCAGTGTAATGGGGAGAGTGAGTCTTCGAGTTGGTCATGCTATGCTATGGCAGAGTTAAGACTAATCTCCCACAAGCCAGATACCGAACCCTTCTTTAGGAAGATTCAACACTTGTTTTATAg CAAAGAAAACGATTGGGGTTTCTCCCACTTCATGGCTTGGAACGACGTATTGGATCCCGAGAAGGGTTACATAAAGGACGACGCAATCACGTTGGAAGTGCACGTGACCGCCGAAGCACCTCACGGTGTCTCTTGGGACTCGAAGAAACATACCGGTTATGTCG GTCTCAAGAACCAAGGCGCGACGTGCTACATGAATTCGTTGTTAcaaactttatattttacaaatcaaCTACGTAAAGCTGTTTACAAGATGCCCACAGAATCTGACGATAGTACCAG GTCTGTGGCTCTGGCACTGCAAAGAGTTTTCTACGAGCTTCAGTTTTCCGATAAGCCAGTTGGCACGAAGAAGCTTACAAAGAGTTTTGGATGGGAGACACTTGACTCTTTTATGCAGCATGATGTGCAGGAGTTTCTTAGG GTATTGTTAGATAAATTGGAAAGTAAAATGAAGGGTACATGCGTGGAAGGAACAGTCCCTCGCCTGTTCGAGGGCAAAATGACGTCGTACATCAAGTGCAAGAACGTGAACGTCTCCAGCACGCGTGTCGAAACGTTTTACGATATTCAACTTAATATTAAAGGGAAAAAGAACA TCGATGAATCGTTCAAAGACTACATCAGCACAGAGACCCTGGATGGTGAGAATAAATACGACGCCGGAGAGCATGGTCTCCAGGAGGCGGAGAAGGGAGTGATCTTTGCGTCATTCCCTCCCGTGCTCCATTTACACCTCATGCGGTTCCAGTATGATCCCATCACCGATAGCTCAGTCAAGTTTAATGATAG GTTTGAGTTCTATGAACATATCAACTTAGATGCGTACCTACAAGAGAAACCCGAGACCCCAGCCGACTACACACTACACGCTGTACTGGTCCACTCAGGAGACAACCACGGTGGGCACTACGTAGTCTTCATCAACCCCAAGGGTGATGGCAAG TGGTGTAAGTTCGACGATGACGTGGTATCACGTTGTACCAAGCAGGAAGCCATAGAGTACAACTACGGTGGACACGACGAGGACATGACGTTGACTGTCCGTCACTGCACCAACGCATACATGTTGGTTTATATAAG GGACTCACAGTTGAAGACTGTTTTGCAAGAGGTGACTCAGGCAGATATTCCTACGGAGCTGAGCGAAAGGCTGGCTGAAGAAAAGAGAATTGAAACT ATTCGTCGCAAGGAGCGCAACGAAGCTCATTTGTACATGAATGTGAATGTAGTCCTAGAGGAGGCGTTTGACGGTCACCAGGGTAACGATTTATATGATCCGGAGCGTGCCCACTACCGCGTGTTCCGCGTTAGAAAGCAGGCCACTGTTGCTGAGCTTATGGAGATGTTAGCTGAGAACTTCAAGTATCCACTCAAGCAGCTCAGGCCGTGGCCTTTCAGTGCGCGTTCTAACCAG ACATGCAGACCGACTTGCCTAGACATAGTCAACGACCAACACAAGACTGTGTCAGACGTCTCCGAGAACATGAACCCGTGGAACATATTCTTGGAGATGTTACCTCCTGACTCCGGCTTCAGCGCGCTCCCGACCTTCGACAAGGAGAATGATGTGGTGTTGTTCTTCAAGTTCTACGACCCTAAACAGAAGCGCATACACTACTGCGGGCACCATTACTTGCCGATCGCCAGCAAGCCCGCGGATCTTATTCCTATACTTAATAAGCGTGCag GGTTCCCACCTGACACACCACTCGTTCTATACGAAGAGATCAAGCCAGACTTTGTTGAGAAAATCAACAACTACAGCGAACCTCTTGAAAAG GTATTGCTGGCTCAG GTATTGGACGAGCTGATGGACGGCGACATCATCGTTTTCGAGCGCGCTGACCATCGACACGAGGACCTGGAGCTGCCAACCTGTCAGGACTACTTCAAGTACATCTTCTACAAGGTCGAGGTGCAATTTGTGGATAAGACTGTCCCTAACGACCCTGG GTTTACTATGGAGTTGTCGATGCAGATGCGTTACGACCAGATGGCGAGAGCAGTCGGACAGAGACTCAACGTCGACCCCTACTTAATACAGTTCTTTAAGTGTCAAAA CAGCTACAAGGACACCCCGGGACTTCCACTCAGATACTCATACGACGGAATACTTAAGGATTTGTTAGTGTACTGTAAACCAAAGTGCCCTAAGAAGTTGTTCTACCAGATATTATCTATTAAAGTTAATGAATTGGATAACAAAAAACAGTTTAAATGTTTATGG GTTGGTCCAAATTATAAAGAAGATaaggaattaattttatatccaaATAAAGGTGGTAAGGTGTCAGATATTTTACAAGAGGCAGCTAAGGTCGTGGAAATGTCACCGGACGGTTCGGGAAC ATTAAGGATCGTGGAGGTGTCGTGTCACAAAGTATTACCGGGGCCCGATCCTGACCTGACTCTCGACCAAGTCACCATATCGCCGCCCAGACTATATAGAATAGAGGAAGTACCTAGAGACGAGGTCAACTTAGCG GACGACGAGATCATAGTGCCGTGTGCCCACTTCCACAAGCAGGTGTACGCGACATTTGGCATCCCCTTCTACACGCGCGTCAAACACAACGAGCCCTTCCAGGCCGTCAAGGACCGGCTGCAGAAAAAACTCGACATACCTGATAAGGAATGGGAAAAG TACAATTTCGCTATAGTGACAAACGGCAGACCTAACTACATAAGTGAAGGAGCgacaataaacatttatgacTTCAGGCCAAGTAGTAACGCGA atctGTCCCTTCCAGACGCGACGGCCCGGCCGTGGCTCGGGCTGGAGCATATCAACAAGACGCCGAAGCGATCCCGCGTCAACTACCTAGAGAAGGCGATCAAGATATACAACTGA
- the LOC126912510 gene encoding ubiquitin carboxyl-terminal hydrolase 7-like isoform X11, translating to MNHTPAPDRQHQHDSNVNQVEEMETQDVETVDAVTDKTWDDELMKGPNGEVVMGEVMKNQETTSSDMPLACLDTEMEDDEARSETTFRFTVQNFRNLKDSVLSPACYVRNLPWKIMVMPRQAPSPDRQQQKSLGFFLQCNGESESSSWSCYAMAELRLISHKPDTEPFFRKIQHLFYSKENDWGFSHFMAWNDVLDPEKGYIKDDAITLEVHVTAEAPHGVSWDSKKHTGYVGLKNQGATCYMNSLLQTLYFTNQLRKAVYKMPTESDDSTRSVALALQRVFYELQFSDKPVGTKKLTKSFGWETLDSFMQHDVQEFLRVLLDKLESKMKGTCVEGTVPRLFEGKMTSYIKCKNVNVSSTRVETFYDIQLNIKGKKNIDESFKDYISTETLDGENKYDAGEHGLQEAEKGVIFASFPPVLHLHLMRFQYDPITDSSVKFNDRFEFYEHINLDAYLQEKPETPADYTLHAVLVHSGDNHGGHYVVFINPKGDGKWCKFDDDVVSRCTKQEAIEYNYGGHDEDMTLTVRHCTNAYMLVYIRDSQLKTVLQEVTQADIPTELSERLAEEKRIETIRRKERNEAHLYMNVNVVLEEAFDGHQGNDLYDPERAHYRVFRVRKQATVAELMEMLAENFKYPLKQLRPWPFSARSNQTCRPTCLDIVNDQHKTVSDVSENMNPWNIFLEMLPPDSGFSALPTFDKENDVVLFFKFYDPKQKRIHYCGHHYLPIASKPADLIPILNKRAGFPPDTPLVLYEEIKPDFVEKINNYSEPLEKLMDGDIIVFERADHRHEDLELPTCQDYFKYIFYKVEVQFVDKTVPNDPGFTMELSMQMRYDQMARAVGQRLNVDPYLIQFFKCQNYKDTPGLPLRYSYDGILKDLLVYCKPKCPKKLFYQILSIKVNELDNKKQFKCLWVGPNYKEDKELILYPNKGGKVSDILQEAAKVVEMSPDGSGTLRIVEVSCHKVLPGPDPDLTLDQVTISPPRLYRIEEVPRDEVNLADDEIIVPCAHFHKQVYATFGIPFYTRVKHNEPFQAVKDRLQKKLDIPDKEWEKYNFAIVTNGRPNYISEGATINIYDFRPSSNANATARPWLGLEHINKTPKRSRVNYLEKAIKIYN from the exons ATGAACCACACGCCTGCACCGGACAGGCAGCATCAGCACGACTCCAATGTTAATCAGGTGGAGGAGATGGAGACTCAAGATG TGGAAACTGTAGACGCTGTCACTGACAAGACCTGGGACGACGAACTTATGAAAGGTCCCAACGGCGAAGTAGTCATGGGCGAGGTTATGAAGAATCAGGAGACCACATCTTCAGACATGCCG CTGGCTTGTCTCGACACCGAGATGGAGGATGATGAGGCGCGGTCAGAAACGACATTCCGCTTCACGGTACAGAACTTCAGGAACTTGAAAGATTCCGTACTGTCGCCGGCGTGCTACGTCCGGAACTTACCGTGGAAGATAATGGTGATGCCGAGACAAGCGCCCTCACCCGACCGACAACAGCAGAAGTCGCTAGGATTCTTCCTTCAGTGTAATGGGGAGAGTGAGTCTTCGAGTTGGTCATGCTATGCTATGGCAGAGTTAAGACTAATCTCCCACAAGCCAGATACCGAACCCTTCTTTAGGAAGATTCAACACTTGTTTTATAg CAAAGAAAACGATTGGGGTTTCTCCCACTTCATGGCTTGGAACGACGTATTGGATCCCGAGAAGGGTTACATAAAGGACGACGCAATCACGTTGGAAGTGCACGTGACCGCCGAAGCACCTCACGGTGTCTCTTGGGACTCGAAGAAACATACCGGTTATGTCG GTCTCAAGAACCAAGGCGCGACGTGCTACATGAATTCGTTGTTAcaaactttatattttacaaatcaaCTACGTAAAGCTGTTTACAAGATGCCCACAGAATCTGACGATAGTACCAG GTCTGTGGCTCTGGCACTGCAAAGAGTTTTCTACGAGCTTCAGTTTTCCGATAAGCCAGTTGGCACGAAGAAGCTTACAAAGAGTTTTGGATGGGAGACACTTGACTCTTTTATGCAGCATGATGTGCAGGAGTTTCTTAGG GTATTGTTAGATAAATTGGAAAGTAAAATGAAGGGTACATGCGTGGAAGGAACAGTCCCTCGCCTGTTCGAGGGCAAAATGACGTCGTACATCAAGTGCAAGAACGTGAACGTCTCCAGCACGCGTGTCGAAACGTTTTACGATATTCAACTTAATATTAAAGGGAAAAAGAACA TCGATGAATCGTTCAAAGACTACATCAGCACAGAGACCCTGGATGGTGAGAATAAATACGACGCCGGAGAGCATGGTCTCCAGGAGGCGGAGAAGGGAGTGATCTTTGCGTCATTCCCTCCCGTGCTCCATTTACACCTCATGCGGTTCCAGTATGATCCCATCACCGATAGCTCAGTCAAGTTTAATGATAG GTTTGAGTTCTATGAACATATCAACTTAGATGCGTACCTACAAGAGAAACCCGAGACCCCAGCCGACTACACACTACACGCTGTACTGGTCCACTCAGGAGACAACCACGGTGGGCACTACGTAGTCTTCATCAACCCCAAGGGTGATGGCAAG TGGTGTAAGTTCGACGATGACGTGGTATCACGTTGTACCAAGCAGGAAGCCATAGAGTACAACTACGGTGGACACGACGAGGACATGACGTTGACTGTCCGTCACTGCACCAACGCATACATGTTGGTTTATATAAG GGACTCACAGTTGAAGACTGTTTTGCAAGAGGTGACTCAGGCAGATATTCCTACGGAGCTGAGCGAAAGGCTGGCTGAAGAAAAGAGAATTGAAACT ATTCGTCGCAAGGAGCGCAACGAAGCTCATTTGTACATGAATGTGAATGTAGTCCTAGAGGAGGCGTTTGACGGTCACCAGGGTAACGATTTATATGATCCGGAGCGTGCCCACTACCGCGTGTTCCGCGTTAGAAAGCAGGCCACTGTTGCTGAGCTTATGGAGATGTTAGCTGAGAACTTCAAGTATCCACTCAAGCAGCTCAGGCCGTGGCCTTTCAGTGCGCGTTCTAACCAG ACATGCAGACCGACTTGCCTAGACATAGTCAACGACCAACACAAGACTGTGTCAGACGTCTCCGAGAACATGAACCCGTGGAACATATTCTTGGAGATGTTACCTCCTGACTCCGGCTTCAGCGCGCTCCCGACCTTCGACAAGGAGAATGATGTGGTGTTGTTCTTCAAGTTCTACGACCCTAAACAGAAGCGCATACACTACTGCGGGCACCATTACTTGCCGATCGCCAGCAAGCCCGCGGATCTTATTCCTATACTTAATAAGCGTGCag GGTTCCCACCTGACACACCACTCGTTCTATACGAAGAGATCAAGCCAGACTTTGTTGAGAAAATCAACAACTACAGCGAACCTCTTGAAAAG CTGATGGACGGCGACATCATCGTTTTCGAGCGCGCTGACCATCGACACGAGGACCTGGAGCTGCCAACCTGTCAGGACTACTTCAAGTACATCTTCTACAAGGTCGAGGTGCAATTTGTGGATAAGACTGTCCCTAACGACCCTGG GTTTACTATGGAGTTGTCGATGCAGATGCGTTACGACCAGATGGCGAGAGCAGTCGGACAGAGACTCAACGTCGACCCCTACTTAATACAGTTCTTTAAGTGTCAAAA CTACAAGGACACCCCGGGACTTCCACTCAGATACTCATACGACGGAATACTTAAGGATTTGTTAGTGTACTGTAAACCAAAGTGCCCTAAGAAGTTGTTCTACCAGATATTATCTATTAAAGTTAATGAATTGGATAACAAAAAACAGTTTAAATGTTTATGG GTTGGTCCAAATTATAAAGAAGATaaggaattaattttatatccaaATAAAGGTGGTAAGGTGTCAGATATTTTACAAGAGGCAGCTAAGGTCGTGGAAATGTCACCGGACGGTTCGGGAAC ATTAAGGATCGTGGAGGTGTCGTGTCACAAAGTATTACCGGGGCCCGATCCTGACCTGACTCTCGACCAAGTCACCATATCGCCGCCCAGACTATATAGAATAGAGGAAGTACCTAGAGACGAGGTCAACTTAGCG GACGACGAGATCATAGTGCCGTGTGCCCACTTCCACAAGCAGGTGTACGCGACATTTGGCATCCCCTTCTACACGCGCGTCAAACACAACGAGCCCTTCCAGGCCGTCAAGGACCGGCTGCAGAAAAAACTCGACATACCTGATAAGGAATGGGAAAAG TACAATTTCGCTATAGTGACAAACGGCAGACCTAACTACATAAGTGAAGGAGCgacaataaacatttatgacTTCAGGCCAAGTAGTAACGCGA ACGCGACGGCCCGGCCGTGGCTCGGGCTGGAGCATATCAACAAGACGCCGAAGCGATCCCGCGTCAACTACCTAGAGAAGGCGATCAAGATATACAACTGA